AGAAGAAGTCGGCGCCCGCCGCCTCGAGCGCGCGGGCGACCGCCGCGGCGCCGTGGCCGTAGGCGTTCGCCTTCACGACGGCGAGGACGCGCCGCCCGGACCGCTCCCGGATCGCCCGGAAGTTTCCCGCGATCGCGGAGAGATCGATGCGCGCGGCGGTCCGGCGCGGCGAGAAATTCACGCCGGCGCCTCGCTCAGAGCGGAGGTTCCGCGAATCGCTCGTACGTCCGGAACGTGGTCTGCTCGTGCAGGAAGACCATCTCGAATTCGTCGGTCGGGCCGTTGCGCTGCTTGGCGATGATGACGTCGGCGAGGTTCTTCCTCTCGGTCTCCCGGTCGTACATCTCCTCGCGGTAGAGGAAGATCACGACGTCGGCGTCCTGCTCGATCGAGCCCGAGTCCCGGAGATCCGCGAGCTGCGGCTTCTTCTGCTCCCCGGTACGGCGCTCCGATTGCCGCGAAAGCTGCGACAGCGCGATGACGGGGACGCGGAGGTCCTTGGCGAGGAGCTTCAGACCGCGCGAGATCTGCGACACCTCCTGCGTGCGGTTCTCGATGCGCCCATGCCCGGCCATCAGCTGGAGGTAGTCGACGACGACGAGGTCGAGGCCGTGCTCCCGCTTCAGGCGCTGGCACTTCGCGCGCATCTCGGGAACGGTCAACGCCGACGTGTCGTCGATGAAGAATCTCGCGCCGGCGATCTTCGTCTGAGCCAGCACGAGCCGCCGGAAGTCGTCGTCGGAGCCGAAGCCGTCGCGCACCTTCTTGGCGTTGACCTCCGCCTCCGAGCAGAGCACGCGGAGTCCCAGGGCCTCCTTCGACATCTCGAGCGAGAAGAAGCCGACCGACCGCGCTTCGCGGACGGCCACGTGCTGCGCGATGTTCAGGGCGAACGACGTCTTTCCGACCGAGGGACGCGCGGCGAGGATGACGAGCTCCGAAGTCTGGAGGCCGGACGTGAGGCGGTCGAGATCGCGGAACCCGGTCGGAAGCCCCGTCAGCATTCCCTGACGGCCGCGCGCCTCCTCGAGGACGGTCAGGTTGTGCTCGGCGATCTCGCCGAGCGGCACGAACCCCCCGCGGGCGGAATCCTGGGCGATGTCGAAGATCTCGGAGGCCGCGTCCCCGATCACGTCGTCGGCCGCGCGGTCGGCGCCGGCGCCGTCGCGGGTGATCTTCTGGCCGAGCGAGATCAGTCGCCGGAGAGTGGACTTCTCCTTGACGATCCGCGCGTAATGCTCGGCATTGGCGACGTCGGGAATGCCGTCCACGAGCGAGGCGAGATACGCGGGTCCGCCGACGCGATCAATCGCTCCCATCCGGTCGATCTCGTCGCGCACCGTCACGAGGTCGATCGGCGCCGAGCGCGCCGCGAGCTCGCCGATCGCCGTCCAGATCCGCCGGTGCGTGTCGAGGAAGAAGTCGGAGTCCTTGAGGATCGGCGAGATCACGGCGAGCGCGAGGTTGTCGATCAGCACCGCGCCGAGGACGGCGCGCTCGGCCTCGACGTTCTGCGGCAAGGCGGACGGAGATTCGATCGATTCGAGCATGGAGCGAGAGGAGGATTCTACTCGCGTCGGGGGAAATTTTCAGCGAGCGGCCGGGGAGCGGCGCGCGCGGCGGTCTTCGAGCGCGTCGAGCATCCGGCGATCGCCCGCCACCGCGCCCGGAATCTTTCCCTTTTCCTCGACCCCGTGGAAATCGGAGCCGGCCGTCGCCAGCAATCCGTGCCTTTCCGCGAGCTTGGCGAACCGCGCGTTCTCCGCGGCCGCGTGGTCGGGATGGAACACCTCGATCGCATCGAGGCCTTCGGGCGCGAGCGCCTCGACGATCCCGTCGGGGTCCTTGTACCAGACCGCGTGCGCGAGCGACGAGACTCCGCCCGCCTCGCGGATCGCCCGAACGACTTCCTCGGCGCGCCATTTCTCCGGGGCCACCCACCAGGGGCATCCCTTGTGGAGGAAACGGGCGAACGCGTCGTCGTTGTCCTTCGC
This region of Thermoanaerobaculia bacterium genomic DNA includes:
- the dnaB gene encoding replicative DNA helicase is translated as MLESIESPSALPQNVEAERAVLGAVLIDNLALAVISPILKDSDFFLDTHRRIWTAIGELAARSAPIDLVTVRDEIDRMGAIDRVGGPAYLASLVDGIPDVANAEHYARIVKEKSTLRRLISLGQKITRDGAGADRAADDVIGDAASEIFDIAQDSARGGFVPLGEIAEHNLTVLEEARGRQGMLTGLPTGFRDLDRLTSGLQTSELVILAARPSVGKTSFALNIAQHVAVREARSVGFFSLEMSKEALGLRVLCSEAEVNAKKVRDGFGSDDDFRRLVLAQTKIAGARFFIDDTSALTVPEMRAKCQRLKREHGLDLVVVDYLQLMAGHGRIENRTQEVSQISRGLKLLAKDLRVPVIALSQLSRQSERRTGEQKKPQLADLRDSGSIEQDADVVIFLYREEMYDRETERKNLADVIIAKQRNGPTDEFEMVFLHEQTTFRTYERFAEPPL